The Legionella sp. PATHC032 genome has a window encoding:
- a CDS encoding M4 family metallopeptidase produces MSKKIMFFILSMSSSSIFAVDNVDLYQAPLNSINKYPILQTPKNTIILKSSSAVIDNSLQKLNQTKEDNQMTVRYQQLYKGIPVIGAQVMITKGANPGVQSNDDVEVNGHLLENIELNTKPAISAQQAKEYAKKSYFQFSPQSNIQQEATELQIRPDQNNQLKLVYLVSFKSVQQDGKPDWPFFVIDAQTGALIKQWNNIKNYLDTGPGGNEKVQEYWYGKDGLPALDVTQNGSQCVMENSKVKLVNLHSQWDWENSISTPFEYVCNNNTEENINGGFSPSNDAYYFGHVIVGMYKDWYGVNALQHSNGAPMQLVMRVHFGQNYDNAFWDGQAMSFGDGLDFYPLVSLDVAGHEVTHGFTEQHSGLEYHDQSGALNESLSDMAGQASRAYLLEKNPQLYNKAYLQPNEVTWGIGETIVRDSFGKALRFMDYPSSDGSSADCLDKGVAQNNGSYCAISYDEVVAYANTHIALPQERQSFIVHTASGVFNKAFYLMSKDMGIKNAYHIMVVANTKYWTPTTDFKNGACGVIYAARDLNSDINKVKSAFGQVGVDTAGCAI; encoded by the coding sequence ATGTCAAAGAAAATAATGTTTTTTATTTTGTCGATGTCTTCTTCAAGTATTTTTGCTGTTGACAATGTAGATTTGTATCAAGCCCCTCTCAATAGCATCAATAAATACCCCATACTGCAAACACCAAAGAATACGATTATATTAAAGAGCTCTTCTGCAGTTATTGATAATTCATTACAAAAATTGAATCAAACAAAAGAAGATAATCAAATGACAGTTCGTTATCAGCAGTTGTATAAAGGAATACCTGTTATTGGCGCTCAAGTGATGATTACTAAAGGAGCTAATCCTGGGGTTCAATCCAATGATGATGTAGAGGTCAACGGGCACTTATTGGAAAATATAGAACTTAATACGAAGCCTGCTATTAGCGCACAACAAGCTAAGGAATATGCAAAAAAGTCCTATTTTCAATTCAGCCCCCAGTCTAACATACAACAGGAAGCCACTGAACTACAGATTCGACCTGATCAGAATAACCAATTAAAGCTGGTTTACTTGGTTTCCTTTAAAAGCGTGCAGCAAGACGGCAAGCCAGATTGGCCTTTTTTTGTTATTGATGCTCAAACTGGAGCTTTGATTAAGCAATGGAACAATATTAAAAATTATTTGGATACAGGGCCTGGTGGCAATGAGAAAGTTCAGGAATATTGGTATGGTAAAGATGGGTTACCCGCTTTGGATGTGACTCAAAATGGCAGTCAATGCGTCATGGAAAACTCAAAGGTTAAGCTGGTTAATCTCCATTCTCAGTGGGATTGGGAAAACAGTATAAGTACCCCTTTTGAATACGTTTGTAACAATAATACAGAAGAGAATATTAATGGAGGATTTTCTCCCAGCAATGATGCGTACTATTTCGGACATGTTATTGTTGGTATGTACAAGGACTGGTATGGAGTTAATGCCTTACAACACTCTAATGGTGCGCCAATGCAATTGGTCATGCGAGTTCATTTTGGGCAAAATTATGATAATGCTTTTTGGGATGGACAAGCTATGTCATTTGGAGATGGGCTGGATTTTTATCCATTAGTTTCTTTAGACGTAGCAGGTCATGAGGTGACTCATGGTTTTACAGAGCAGCATTCTGGTCTTGAGTATCATGATCAATCGGGTGCGCTTAATGAATCTCTATCTGATATGGCAGGACAAGCGTCAAGAGCTTATCTTTTGGAAAAAAATCCTCAGTTGTATAACAAAGCTTACTTACAACCAAATGAAGTAACATGGGGTATTGGTGAAACAATAGTTCGTGATTCTTTTGGCAAAGCTTTGCGGTTCATGGATTACCCTTCTTCTGATGGAAGCTCTGCAGATTGTTTAGACAAAGGTGTTGCGCAAAACAATGGCAGTTATTGTGCTATCAGCTATGATGAGGTAGTAGCTTATGCCAATACACATATCGCACTTCCTCAAGAACGCCAGAGCTTCATAGTTCATACAGCCAGTGGTGTGTTTAATAAGGCTTTTTACTTAATGTCTAAAGATATGGGGATTAAAAACGCTTATCACATCATGGTTGTTGCCAACACAAAATATTGGACCCCTACGACGGACTTTAAAAATGGGGCTTGTGGAGTTATTTATGCTGCCAGGGATTTAAATTCCGATATCAACAAGGTTAAGTCTGCTTTTGGTCAAGTAGGCGTTGACACAGCAGGGTGTGCTATATAG
- a CDS encoding sulfite exporter TauE/SafE family protein has product MAFFLITLCILILSFFCLAVMVLKFMQQPSLPLSFSQYVKLMCSGVIAFIADTVGVGSFAVNVALAKLLGTFRDDELPAVNNGAQVIPGAIESLFFINMVDVDLTTLLTLVTGTCIGGLVGGFVVSQLSKQAIRLAMICSFALIIVLLISHQLRILPVGGDLTELHSWKLVIGFFAMVVCGSLTSVGVGLFVMVQGVLFLMNVSPVVAFPIMTTAGAMQQPLTTLVFLQKNKIPLKKTLILSFSGCLGVMITIPIFTKLTITWLHFLLLFILIYNFLAIGHTYLRSRPVKQYVQSSIKLAAAD; this is encoded by the coding sequence ATGGCATTTTTTTTAATCACGCTTTGCATACTAATATTGAGTTTTTTCTGCCTGGCCGTAATGGTTTTAAAGTTTATGCAGCAGCCCTCCTTGCCTCTGTCTTTCTCCCAATATGTTAAGTTAATGTGTAGTGGAGTTATTGCTTTTATTGCAGATACAGTAGGCGTTGGCAGTTTCGCTGTTAATGTAGCCTTGGCAAAATTATTAGGTACCTTTCGTGATGATGAGTTACCCGCTGTAAATAATGGCGCTCAAGTTATCCCTGGGGCTATAGAATCTTTATTTTTTATAAACATGGTAGATGTTGATTTAACTACGTTACTTACTTTAGTCACCGGAACCTGTATTGGTGGGTTAGTAGGCGGCTTTGTCGTGAGCCAGTTAAGCAAGCAAGCCATTAGACTGGCAATGATTTGTTCATTTGCTCTGATCATTGTTCTTTTAATCTCCCATCAGCTTCGCATATTACCAGTTGGAGGTGATTTGACAGAATTACATTCCTGGAAACTGGTTATTGGTTTTTTTGCCATGGTAGTTTGTGGTTCTCTTACTTCTGTCGGAGTGGGGCTTTTTGTCATGGTGCAAGGTGTTTTATTTTTAATGAATGTTTCACCAGTTGTGGCTTTTCCAATCATGACAACTGCAGGGGCTATGCAGCAGCCTCTGACCACATTGGTTTTTTTACAAAAAAATAAAATCCCGTTAAAGAAAACATTGATTTTAAGTTTTTCAGGATGTCTGGGTGTTATGATCACCATTCCAATTTTTACAAAATTAACAATAACCTGGCTGCATTTTTTACTTTTATTTATCCTTATCTATAATTTTTTAGCTATTGGCCACACTTATTTACGATCAAGGCCAGTCAAACAATATGTTCAATCTTCTATTAAGCTCGCTGCAGCAGACTGA
- the yjgA gene encoding ribosome biogenesis factor YjgA encodes MDEQISKSQRKRDAHYLQDLGVKFIDLSPFKLDSLPLPDNLRQAIIDARSIKSHGAKRRQAQLIGKLMRAADFEAILAAYEKILEEESSITASFHEIELWRDRLLQDGKEALTEFIDAYQPDDVQQLRQLIKKALDDQMKEKNTGAAKALFRYLRSLIK; translated from the coding sequence ATGGATGAACAAATCAGTAAATCACAGAGAAAAAGAGATGCTCATTATCTACAAGATCTAGGCGTGAAATTTATTGATCTAAGCCCATTCAAGCTGGATTCTTTACCCCTTCCCGATAATTTACGTCAAGCAATTATTGATGCCAGATCAATCAAAAGCCATGGGGCTAAAAGACGACAGGCGCAATTAATAGGCAAGCTAATGCGTGCAGCCGATTTTGAAGCAATTCTTGCTGCCTATGAAAAAATCCTTGAAGAAGAGAGTTCAATTACTGCCTCCTTTCATGAGATAGAACTATGGCGCGACAGGTTATTGCAAGATGGAAAAGAAGCTTTGACAGAGTTTATTGATGCCTATCAACCTGACGACGTGCAACAATTAAGGCAACTGATTAAAAAAGCACTAGATGATCAGATGAAAGAGAAAAATACTGGCGCTGCTAAAGCACTGTTTCGCTATTTAAGGTCTTTAATAAAATGA
- the rlmKL gene encoding bifunctional 23S rRNA (guanine(2069)-N(7))-methyltransferase RlmK/23S rRNA (guanine(2445)-N(2))-methyltransferase RlmL, which yields MNYSLFISCSKGLEYLLEDELKGLGLHVTQVSPQGVYGEASLPVIYNLCLWSRLANRIQLILFSGHAAKEQAVHQLCTDFHWQTVFTHDKTIAIEFHGASEQIRNTMFGAQIVKDGIVDHFRRLNGSRPSVDKEKPQILIHAHLKNDILTVSFDLVGYSLHQRGYRKKTGKAPLKENVAAAMLLRAKWPELAAQGYGLHDPFCGSGTLVIEAAMMAAHIAPGLLRQDQSLQYWARHQSSLWEKLRTQALQQVKPLAVKLVGTDSDSKVITLARSNAERAGVLPLVEFKTLSLNACRPATKRGLVVCNPPYGERLGEVTQLVPLYQQLGTTLHTHYQGWQAAILTSSSVLAKALGLRADKQYTLYNGPLECKLYCLALSAANKLKNTPDAPLSDNAQMLFNRLEKNRNHLQKWAKKNQISCYRIYDADLPEYAYAIDIYNDHAVLQEYAPPASIPVHKAEKRSLEILQVVPRVLNIHPEKLIVKQRKQQKGSEQYQKIGKTSHRLIVTEGKAKLIVNLYDYLDTGLFLDHRLMRLKFAQLEPGTRFLNCFCYTASASVHAALAGALTTNVDLSKTYLLWAEDNFRLNDINLSKHQFLQYDCKEWMKITRDKFDVIFLDPPSFSNSKRMTDILDIQKDHVSLINMAMRLLNPNGILYFSTNLRQFKLEPMLKEKYAVQDITSQTIDQDFKRNSKIHHCFKIVMPHFADN from the coding sequence ATGAATTACTCACTATTCATTAGTTGTTCAAAGGGTTTGGAGTATTTGCTGGAAGACGAACTCAAGGGATTGGGTCTTCATGTGACTCAGGTAAGTCCGCAAGGTGTGTATGGTGAGGCCAGCCTGCCTGTAATTTATAATTTATGTTTATGGTCAAGGCTTGCTAACAGAATACAACTCATTTTATTTAGTGGCCATGCTGCAAAAGAGCAAGCCGTACATCAGTTATGCACAGATTTTCATTGGCAAACTGTTTTTACCCATGACAAAACCATAGCCATTGAATTTCATGGTGCATCAGAGCAAATTCGTAATACTATGTTTGGCGCTCAGATAGTCAAAGATGGAATAGTGGATCATTTTCGCCGATTGAATGGTTCAAGGCCTTCGGTCGACAAAGAAAAACCGCAAATTTTAATTCATGCCCATTTGAAAAATGATATTTTAACGGTGAGCTTTGATCTGGTTGGATATAGCTTGCATCAAAGAGGATATCGTAAAAAAACAGGAAAGGCTCCTTTAAAGGAAAATGTTGCAGCAGCCATGCTACTAAGAGCCAAATGGCCAGAGTTAGCCGCTCAAGGATATGGTTTACATGATCCGTTTTGCGGTTCGGGAACATTAGTTATAGAAGCAGCCATGATGGCAGCTCATATTGCCCCAGGTTTATTACGACAAGATCAATCCTTACAGTATTGGGCTCGGCATCAGAGCTCTTTATGGGAAAAATTGCGAACTCAAGCATTACAGCAAGTTAAACCGCTGGCAGTTAAGCTGGTTGGTACTGACTCTGACAGCAAAGTAATTACTCTTGCGCGTTCCAATGCCGAGAGAGCAGGAGTATTACCTTTGGTTGAATTTAAAACATTATCGCTAAATGCTTGTAGGCCAGCGACAAAAAGAGGATTAGTTGTTTGTAATCCACCTTATGGTGAGCGACTGGGTGAGGTAACTCAACTTGTTCCTTTATATCAACAATTGGGTACTACATTACATACTCATTATCAAGGTTGGCAAGCGGCTATTTTAACTTCCAGTTCCGTTTTGGCTAAAGCATTAGGATTACGAGCTGATAAGCAATATACTTTATATAATGGCCCATTAGAGTGCAAACTCTATTGTTTGGCTCTTTCTGCTGCAAACAAACTTAAAAATACTCCGGATGCCCCGCTTTCTGATAATGCACAAATGTTATTTAACCGATTGGAAAAAAACAGAAATCATTTACAGAAATGGGCTAAAAAAAATCAAATTTCCTGTTATCGAATTTACGATGCGGATTTACCCGAATACGCCTATGCCATAGATATATATAATGACCATGCTGTACTGCAAGAATATGCGCCACCAGCCAGCATCCCGGTTCACAAGGCAGAAAAACGTAGTCTTGAGATATTGCAAGTCGTTCCACGGGTGTTAAATATTCACCCCGAAAAATTAATAGTTAAACAAAGAAAGCAGCAAAAGGGCTCGGAACAATATCAAAAAATAGGGAAAACCAGCCACAGGCTGATAGTGACAGAAGGCAAGGCAAAATTGATAGTGAATTTGTATGATTATCTCGATACAGGGTTATTTCTGGATCATAGACTTATGCGCTTGAAATTCGCTCAATTAGAGCCGGGAACTCGATTTTTGAACTGTTTTTGTTATACCGCCAGTGCAAGTGTCCATGCTGCCTTGGCAGGTGCATTAACCACGAATGTTGATTTATCCAAAACGTATTTACTTTGGGCAGAAGACAATTTTAGATTAAATGATATTAATTTATCCAAACATCAATTTTTGCAATACGATTGTAAAGAATGGATGAAAATTACAAGGGATAAATTTGACGTTATTTTTTTAGATCCGCCCAGCTTTTCAAACTCAAAGCGTATGACTGATATTTTAGACATTCAAAAAGATCATGTTTCTTTGATTAATATGGCAATGCGGTTGCTAAACCCTAATGGTATCTTATATTTCTCAACTAATCTGCGCCAATTCAAGTTAGAGCCAATGCTGAAAGAGAAATATGCAGTACAAGACATTACATCGCAGACCATCGATCAGGATTTTAAACGAAATAGCAAAATTCACCATTGTTTTAAAATTGTAATGCCGCATTTTGCAGATAACTGA
- a CDS encoding DUF962 domain-containing protein, whose translation MKSFIEQAQFYASYHQNTATRYTHMAGVPLIILSIMIFLGFVKIVIPGVYATNLACLATLAALIYYFLLNWQLALALTPILLFLLWLASWFNYDGPTKLGLWVFIITFVVGWGLQLYGHFIEGKKPAFMVNFTQALIAPLYLTAELFFMAGLMTSLKEQIYGNEEGNIHSEKESKSKTKSKS comes from the coding sequence ATGAAATCATTTATTGAGCAAGCTCAATTCTATGCAAGCTACCATCAAAATACAGCGACCCGCTACACGCACATGGCAGGAGTCCCCTTAATTATACTTTCTATCATGATCTTTTTGGGATTTGTTAAAATAGTTATCCCAGGTGTTTATGCAACTAACCTGGCCTGTCTGGCGACCTTGGCCGCCCTCATTTATTACTTTCTGTTAAATTGGCAACTTGCCTTGGCATTAACTCCTATTTTGCTCTTTTTGTTATGGCTAGCCAGTTGGTTTAATTATGATGGTCCAACGAAATTGGGACTTTGGGTATTTATTATTACTTTTGTTGTGGGTTGGGGATTGCAATTATATGGTCACTTTATTGAGGGAAAAAAACCTGCCTTTATGGTTAATTTTACCCAAGCCCTTATCGCACCTTTGTATTTAACAGCAGAATTATTTTTTATGGCAGGACTCATGACTTCTCTAAAAGAACAAATTTATGGGAATGAAGAAGGAAACATCCATTCTGAAAAAGAAAGCAAAAGCAAAACAAAATCCAAATCTTAA
- a CDS encoding DUF4949 domain-containing protein, which yields MMLKTQLTAFIGAVILAGSSLANPIKPEVCPSVSSIQTEGMSMSAEILEGMYITYNLSHYNTSSSWVFIVGPIAAENDDIALAESNKLLSTISGSPHPEDDGEGNWICQYTTKSKDIIAFAIEADDMISPLKMMRYLRTIR from the coding sequence ATGATGTTGAAAACCCAGTTGACTGCTTTTATCGGTGCTGTAATCTTGGCTGGCTCTTCTTTAGCAAATCCAATAAAACCTGAGGTATGTCCCAGTGTATCCTCTATTCAAACAGAAGGGATGTCCATGTCTGCTGAAATTTTGGAGGGCATGTATATCACCTATAATTTAAGTCATTACAATACCAGTTCAAGCTGGGTATTTATTGTAGGACCAATAGCAGCTGAAAATGATGATATAGCATTGGCAGAAAGCAATAAATTACTCTCAACTATATCAGGATCACCCCACCCAGAAGATGATGGAGAAGGCAATTGGATATGTCAGTATACGACCAAATCCAAAGACATTATAGCATTTGCGATAGAAGCAGATGATATGATCTCTCCATTGAAAATGATGAGATATCTCAGAACAATCCGCTGA
- the pagP gene encoding lipid IV(A) palmitoyltransferase PagP, translating into MKRLISSLTIICSLNAFAADETTSNPCSRWISFLKPVCQRIHQTWTEGHDDMYFSGYAWHNRYVYSSEKIKSYNETAWGGGLGKSIFDEKGNWHGLYAIAFLDSHRHLEPAVGYAYLKTASVNKDLKAGLGYSVLVTSRVDYDNVPIPGALPWAAIFYKRITIAATYIPGSSREGHENGNVLYMLGKISL; encoded by the coding sequence ATGAAAAGATTAATTTCCAGCTTAACCATCATTTGCTCTTTAAATGCGTTCGCTGCAGACGAAACGACATCCAATCCTTGTTCTCGCTGGATAAGTTTCCTCAAGCCCGTGTGTCAACGTATCCATCAAACATGGACAGAAGGCCATGATGATATGTATTTTTCAGGGTATGCTTGGCATAACCGCTATGTTTACAGTAGTGAGAAAATTAAGTCCTACAATGAAACCGCATGGGGTGGTGGATTAGGCAAAAGTATTTTTGATGAAAAAGGAAACTGGCATGGGCTTTACGCGATTGCCTTCCTGGATTCCCATCGCCATTTAGAACCCGCAGTTGGTTATGCCTATCTCAAAACAGCTTCGGTAAACAAAGATTTAAAAGCAGGCCTTGGATACTCGGTATTGGTTACATCTCGCGTTGATTACGATAATGTCCCCATCCCTGGAGCATTACCGTGGGCAGCTATTTTCTACAAAAGAATAACGATTGCAGCAACCTACATCCCTGGGTCTAGTCGTGAAGGACATGAAAATGGGAATGTATTGTATATGCTTGGAAAAATATCTTTATAA
- a CDS encoding amino acid permease, translating into MDLFRKKDIKGSLDNESHLAKCLNVFDLTFLGVGAIIGAGIFVLTGIVAATISGPAVIFSYVVAGFACAFAALSYAELAASIGGCGSAYGYAYAGFGELIAWIVGWDLLLEYSIAVSAVSIGWSGYANDFLMALQIFIPASLLHGPADGGDLNILAIFIIAVLTALLVVGVKSSSRFNNIMVLVKLLVIFIFIVIAFGEVRVENWSSFMPYGWAGVMKGASIIFFAYVGFDAVSTAAEEAINPQRDLPIGIIASLAICTVIYILVSGLLTGIAHYTTLNVSSPISHVLLVLGYKTAAGLVGVGAIAGLTTVMLVLFYGLTRVFLAMSRDGLLPRFLSKTNEQTKTPIRIILLCGLLMASLASVTPIGTLAELVNIGTLFAFIIVCAGVLYLRRTHPDMERPFKTPLMPYVPILGIMSCFYLILNLPWITILRFMIWMAIGMAVYFAFSRGNSALSVEGDCAAE; encoded by the coding sequence ATGGACTTGTTTCGTAAAAAAGATATAAAGGGATCGTTAGACAATGAATCACATTTAGCTAAATGCCTTAATGTTTTTGACCTTACCTTTTTGGGAGTAGGTGCGATTATAGGTGCTGGTATTTTCGTTCTTACAGGAATAGTCGCTGCTACCATAAGCGGGCCAGCCGTAATATTCTCTTATGTTGTCGCCGGATTTGCTTGTGCTTTTGCAGCCCTATCCTATGCTGAACTGGCTGCCAGCATAGGAGGTTGTGGCAGTGCTTATGGATATGCTTATGCAGGATTTGGTGAGTTAATCGCGTGGATAGTCGGATGGGATTTGTTATTGGAATATTCTATTGCTGTATCGGCTGTTTCTATCGGCTGGAGTGGATATGCTAATGATTTTTTAATGGCTCTGCAAATATTTATCCCAGCTAGTTTGTTACATGGTCCTGCTGACGGTGGCGATCTTAATATATTAGCCATTTTTATCATAGCCGTACTAACTGCATTATTAGTTGTTGGCGTGAAATCCAGTTCTCGATTTAATAATATCATGGTGCTTGTAAAGCTTTTGGTTATTTTTATTTTTATAGTTATCGCATTTGGTGAAGTGAGGGTTGAAAATTGGTCTTCTTTCATGCCATATGGTTGGGCTGGTGTAATGAAAGGTGCTTCAATCATCTTTTTTGCCTACGTGGGGTTTGATGCTGTCTCTACTGCCGCCGAAGAAGCGATTAATCCACAACGGGACTTACCCATAGGGATAATTGCCTCCCTGGCTATTTGTACGGTGATATATATTCTGGTTTCTGGTTTATTAACCGGGATTGCTCATTACACTACTCTTAACGTTTCATCGCCAATTAGTCATGTTCTGCTTGTCTTGGGTTATAAAACAGCAGCTGGACTGGTCGGTGTAGGTGCAATTGCCGGTCTAACCACGGTTATGTTGGTTCTGTTCTATGGATTAACCAGGGTATTTTTAGCTATGTCAAGGGATGGACTACTGCCAAGGTTCTTATCAAAAACGAATGAGCAGACGAAAACACCAATTCGAATTATATTGTTATGTGGCTTATTGATGGCATCTCTCGCCTCAGTGACTCCTATCGGTACTTTAGCGGAGTTAGTTAATATTGGCACCTTGTTTGCCTTTATTATTGTTTGTGCGGGAGTTTTATATTTACGGCGAACGCATCCTGATATGGAAAGACCATTTAAAACTCCACTTATGCCTTATGTTCCTATATTAGGTATAATGAGTTGTTTTTATTTAATTTTGAATTTGCCATGGATAACGATATTGCGTTTTATGATTTGGATGGCGATAGGTATGGCTGTCTATTTTGCATTTAGCAGGGGAAATAGTGCTTTGAGTGTTGAGGGGGATTGTGCCGCTGAGTAA
- a CDS encoding inorganic phosphate transporter translates to MDYNTIFILFVIFVAFVFDFINGFHDAANSIATIVTTGVLTPRQAVLWAAFFNFIAFLIFNLTVAQTIGYGLIDTDLVDTYFILAALMGAIFWNLVTWYYGLPSSSSHALIGGLAGAAIAKGGLSSLKITGFAKVAAGIFISPVLGLLIGLLFTHIFTLFLRHKSEEELNTLFKSFQLISSALLSITHGGNDAQKTMGIIAVLLFSASWLDGVFYVPFWVVISCHGVISLGTLAGGWRIVHTMGTKITKLNTLKGCAAETGAAITIFAATEFGVPVSTTHTVTGSIAGVGLISGIGGAHWKVLRRIFYSWLLTIPAAALVAAAIMTIPPTV, encoded by the coding sequence ATGGACTACAATACGATATTCATTCTGTTTGTCATCTTTGTTGCTTTCGTATTTGATTTTATCAACGGATTTCATGATGCGGCCAACTCGATTGCAACCATAGTCACTACAGGTGTTTTAACGCCAAGACAAGCTGTGCTATGGGCTGCTTTTTTTAACTTCATTGCCTTCCTGATTTTTAATTTAACCGTAGCCCAAACAATAGGCTACGGACTAATCGATACGGATCTGGTGGACACTTATTTTATTTTAGCAGCCCTGATGGGAGCGATATTCTGGAATTTGGTGACTTGGTATTATGGACTGCCCTCAAGCTCCTCTCATGCCTTAATTGGTGGATTGGCTGGTGCGGCAATAGCCAAGGGCGGCCTGTCTTCACTCAAGATTACAGGTTTTGCCAAAGTAGCGGCAGGGATATTCATATCACCTGTTCTAGGATTATTGATTGGCTTATTATTCACTCATATTTTCACTTTGTTTCTAAGACATAAGAGCGAAGAAGAACTGAATACATTATTTAAAAGTTTTCAACTTATTTCTTCAGCATTATTGAGTATCACTCATGGTGGAAATGACGCGCAGAAAACGATGGGTATCATCGCGGTATTACTTTTTTCCGCATCTTGGCTTGATGGTGTATTTTATGTGCCATTTTGGGTCGTCATTTCATGTCATGGGGTAATTAGTTTGGGGACTTTAGCTGGGGGCTGGAGGATTGTGCATACCATGGGAACTAAAATTACCAAACTTAATACGCTGAAGGGTTGTGCCGCTGAAACAGGAGCGGCCATTACCATTTTCGCTGCAACAGAATTTGGAGTCCCTGTCTCAACCACCCATACGGTCACTGGCTCCATTGCCGGAGTTGGGCTAATCAGTGGAATAGGTGGCGCCCACTGGAAAGTGTTACGCAGGATATTCTACTCCTGGTTGCTGACCATTCCAGCTGCAGCATTAGTTGCTGCTGCTATTATGACCATCCCACCAACTGTTTAG
- the coq7 gene encoding 2-polyprenyl-3-methyl-6-methoxy-1,4-benzoquinone monooxygenase, protein MRTSSFLDRLIGEVDSALRTLVLPQKRTTMRKSPAETLIDTVLSPQEKKHISGLMRVNHTGEVCAQALYQGQALTARLTHIKEQMANAAAEEIDHLAWCEERLYELGSKPSLLNPIWYCGSILLGALAGLAGDKISLGFVAETERQVTAHLQRHLHYLPEKDKKTKAILKRMQEDEEHHANTAMEAGAVELPYIIKQLMNAVSKLMTQSSYYI, encoded by the coding sequence ATGCGAACATCAAGCTTCCTAGATAGGTTAATAGGTGAAGTCGATAGTGCGCTTCGAACCCTTGTTTTGCCACAAAAACGTACAACAATGCGCAAATCTCCCGCTGAAACCCTTATTGACACCGTACTGTCACCTCAGGAAAAGAAACATATTTCAGGACTAATGAGAGTAAATCATACTGGAGAAGTATGTGCTCAAGCGCTTTATCAAGGACAAGCTTTAACAGCGCGACTGACTCACATCAAAGAACAAATGGCTAATGCTGCGGCCGAAGAAATCGATCATTTGGCCTGGTGCGAAGAACGCTTGTATGAATTAGGCAGCAAACCCAGCCTTTTAAATCCCATCTGGTATTGTGGTTCGATTCTATTAGGCGCCCTAGCTGGATTGGCTGGCGATAAAATCAGCTTGGGATTTGTTGCTGAAACAGAACGCCAGGTAACCGCCCATTTACAAAGACATCTGCATTATCTCCCGGAAAAAGATAAAAAAACAAAAGCCATATTAAAAAGAATGCAAGAAGACGAAGAACATCATGCAAATACAGCCATGGAGGCTGGAGCAGTTGAACTTCCCTATATTATTAAACAATTGATGAATGCTGTATCAAAATTAATGACTCAGAGCAGTTATTATATTTAA